The nucleotide window GTCCCGCATCCTCTCGACCTGCTCGGCGTCGTTGAGCTTCGGCGGGATGGGGTAGTCCAGTGTCGCCAGCAGGTCGCCGCCGAAGTCGACCTGTAGTCCGAGGATGCTCTGCGGGTCCGTGTACAGCCCCCACTCGTTCTCGACTCCTCCCTCGGACGGCGCCTCACCGAACGTGTCGGAGTTCATCAGCTTGAATCCGCCAGAGTCGACGAACACCGGCACATCGAGCTCCTCGAACCGCTCGTGGAACGACTGTTCTCGCCACCACTCCAGGTTCTCCGGTGTGACACCGTACTCGGTGAAGCTCATCGCCTGGAACATCACTCCTTGGAGCCGATTACTGGTCAGCAGCTCGTCACGGATACGGCTCCAGATTCCACCGGACTTCTTCGTGGTCCCCCCAATAAGATTGATAACTGGAAACAGCGCAGGCGTCTCTACTGGGCCATGGGGGATGTCGAGTTCTCCCGTTCGGCCGAAGGCGTCGTCGTCGTCGACAACCGATCGAAAGGACGGCATCGAGTTTACTCACGTCTCTCGGAGTTAGGGTGAAAAAGGCGTTTGGATCTGATGTGTCGATGTCCCCTTCACTGTCTGGCTTCAGGTACTCCACTCGTCGGAGTACCACAGCGGCGAGGCGTGGGACTCGCCTGTAGTACAGGCGAAATCTGCAGCTGTTCAGCCGTCCGACCGCCGCGGGCGTGATGTGCCGCCGCGACCCACCGTGTCGGCGAGGTGGACGAGCCGTTCGAGCGGCGTCGTCGGCGCTGGACCTCGTCGAGCGCCGCGGTGACGGGCTCCGACTCCGCCCGCTCGGTGCCGAGGTCGCCCGGGTCACTCGCCGCGTCGAGGGCGGGGTGAGACAGGCACTCGACCGGATCGACGACTGGAGCAGGTCGCGTCGGCGGTTCTGTGATCTCGCGCCGCGCTGGGGAGACTTGACCCGACGTGTGTTGTACCGGTACCCGGCGACGGAGACACTCGTGACCGAACTCCAACGGCTCGCGGACGACGGTGTCGCGTCGCCGACAGTCGTCGACGTCGTGCGTCGACTCCACGAGCTCCGCCCGGCGTTCGCCGTCGAGTTGTTCGTCCGGGGCAGTGACGCCGCCCGTCGGCGCGTCCTCGACGACGGCGGCGGTCTCCGCGAGGCCGCGCTGACGGAGTCGAGCGTCTATCACTCCCCGACGCTGTTCCAGTACAAGACGATGCTGTACCACGCCGGCCTGCTCGCGGAGCGGGGAACGGAGCCGTCGGAGCTGGACGACCCGACGGCGACGAACTGGGGCTTGTGTGAGCCGTTGTCACGTGCGGGGTGACTGTCTGACGAGTCGTCTGTACGAGTGTAACGACCCGCGTTCTGTGCAGGTGAGTGATTCGTCGGTCACACGGGAGCGGGTGAGGACCGAGGTCGAAAGTCACTCGCCGAAGACGACCGATTGCACAGCCCAGGAGTCCGAGTCCGAACGTGACACGACAGCAGAACACTTCTCTTTTCGGCAGCTTGGCCCAGCCCGACCACCACCAGTAACTTCACCCTCGTGGCCACACCGACAGACGTGTCGCGTTCACCGCTGTCGGAGTCGCTCACCGTCGACGAGACCCTGACCCAGGCGGAAGTCGAGTACCGGTTCGACACCAACTTCGGCTACCAGTTCAACGGGATCACATACCGCAACCCCGACGCGGGGCGGTACGTGATCCTCCTGGCGAACGAGGGTGCCGTCTACGACGACCGCCTCGGCGGCGGCGAGACGTTCACCTACGTCGGCGAGGGGGTGCCGGAGAAGGGGGATCAGGAGGAGACGCACCGGAACCGGGCGTTGTTGGACGCCGTCGACGAGGCGTTTCCGATCTACCTCTTCACGAGCACGGACGGCGAGGATCGGTACCGCTACGAGGGGCTCGTCGAGGTGACGGACGCGGCGTACGTCGACGACGGTGACCGGATGGTGTACCGCTTCCAGATGCGTCGTCTCGGCGTCGCGTCGTGGAGTGAGTACACCGACGGGGTGACCGAGATCGAACGGCAGTCGAGGGAGCCGCCGACACTGAACGCGGACCGAGAGACGAGTCGGGGGGAGCGAGTCACGCGCAGCGCCGCGTTCGCGCGGCGCGTGAAGGAGCTGTACGACGACCGTTGTGTCGCCTGCGGCGCGCGACGACGTTCGCCCGAGGGCACACCGGAGGTCGAGGCCGCACACGTCTACCCCGTCGCGGAGGGCGGGCCGGACGACCTCCGGAACGGGATCGCGCTGTGTCGCACCCACCACTGGGCGTTCGACCACGGGTGGTTCGCGGTCGACGACGACCGACGGATGCTCGTCCGCGAGACGGATCGAGAGCCGCCCGCGACGGTCGCCCGCCTGGCCGGCGACAGGCTCCGCGAACCGTCGGATCCGGCGTTCGCGCCACACCCCGACTACCTCGCCGCACACCGAGCGTATCGGGGGTTCGAGCGCTGAGTCGGGTCGAGCGATCACGGGGCGTTCACTCGCCGGACGGCAACACGCCCGCCGCTCTAGACGAAGTTCCACGCCCGTAGCGGACCTCACACCCAGCTACGACCCACCACCGTCGCCGGCCGCGCCCCCCGACGACACGCCCGGACCGGGACCAGACACACGCTCCGGCTCGCCCGCGTCGAACTCCGAACGCAGCGCTTCCAGGTCGTCGATGGCCCCCTCCAGCGCCTCGCGGGCGGTCGCCTCGTCGTAGAAGTTCGCCAGCGAGTGGAGACGGTTCTCGACGGCCTTCTGGCAGGCGTCGATCTCGTCGTACCAGTCGTGGCCGTTCTGTTTCATCAGGTAGTGGATCGACACCCAGTCGCCGACGCCGGCCGGGTTCTCCTCGCTCGGCTCGGCGACGGCCGGGAGGTCCTCCTCGAACTCCTCCAACAGGTGGACGGTCGTCCGGGCGATCAGGGGGCGCAGCCGGAAGCTGCGGTCGCCGCCCACCGGGCCGAAGTTGTCGAGCATCTTCTCGCGGGCGCTGTCGTACGGACTGTCCGCGTCCGCCCACGGTGTCACCTCGACCGTGTCGAGCAGTCCCTCCTCTCGCAGTCGCTCCCAGCGGTCGCGTTCCGCCTCGACGACCGGCGCCGGGTCCTCCCCGGTCACGACCAACACGACCCCGCCGCCGTCGACGGTCTCTCCCTCGGCGAGTTCGACCGGCGGCTCGTGTCGGGCCACGTCGCCGAACCGCCAGAAGTACGCCGAGCCGACGGCCGAGTGGGCGTCGAACCGGTCCCACGCCGCCGTCAGGTACTGTCGGAGGAACGCTCGTTCTCGATTCAGTCGCATCCGAAACGTCACCTGGACGCTCTGCACGCTACACACCCCGGCCGCCGGAGTGAAAACTGCTCGTAGAAACGAGTTTCTAAAAGTCTGCTGACACGTCTGGCGACAGTTCACCGGAGCACTCGACGCGGTCGGCGACGGTGTCGGGGGCGGCGCCGAGAGTCGCCGGCGTCAGGCGTGCTCGGCGAGGTGGACGTGGACCAGTCGGTCGCAGTCCGTCTCGCCACACACCGGACAGGCGCCGTCGTCGGTCGGCTCGGTCTCGACGCGCACGCCGCCCTTGCCGGCGACGACGAGCCCTTCGCCACGGTAAGTGAGGGTGTACCCCTCCTCCGTCCGGCGGACGAAGTGTTCCCGGAGTTCGCCGAGGTGGTAGTTGAACCGTCCGGGGTCGGCGACGTCGACGCGCGACTTCAGCTCGGTGAACGTCAGCGGGGCGTCGGCGTCCGCGAGTGCCCGGAGCACCTCCACCCGGGCCTCGTGAGTGAGCGCCGATAACGCCCCCGTGAACTCCTGGTCGACCACGACTACACTACCGCCACGCACCGTGGTGTAGTTTGTGGGCCGTCGGTACACGCACCACGCGAGGGAAGAACAGGAACCGTGTCACGGACGGTCGCCGTCCGCGGTGGGCGCTCTGTTCGCGCCCGTCGGCGTCACCTGGGCGGCCGTCGAATCACTGGCGGCACGACCGTCACCCGGACCGTCTCCCAGCGGGCTCCGCGGCGAGGCACTGCGGGTAGACGCGCCGCTGTCAGTGTTCGCGGGCGGCGTCGGCAGCGTCGCCGGCGGGCTTGTACTCGTCGACGCTGTACTCGTCGCGGCGCTGCGCGGGATCTCGGCGAAGACGCGAATGACGACGGAGGGGGCAGATGTCGGGCAGGAACAGTAGACCGACGACCACCGTGATCGGTGATCCTGATCTACGAGTACAGCATCACAGTGACACTACCGACAGACGCGGACGACAACCCGTCGGCAACGGGGAGGTAGTCGCCAACCCAGATCACAGAGACCCGAGGAGTTCGTATACGAAGTCTGAGCCCGTCGCCAGCGAGAGAAACAACACAGTGAAGATTATGGCGAGACTCAAGCTGAACGTCAGCAACAGGCCAACCGGCCCAACCTCAAGTGCGATGAGCGGAAACGTAGCTGCTCCCAGAAGTACGACAGCGGCCAACGTGTTAGCGTACCAATCGACTGCCGACCGCCTGAGCCCAGACGCGTTTCCACTTCGATTCATGCTTATTGTACTTGATAGCGCTACCGAAGTCGCCCTATACGTTCTAGAGTAGGATCTAATGGATAAAGAATCTTTTGTCTAGTCCTCTCTCTCCCACCCGAAACCCGCACCGTATCCTCTTCCGTGTTCTCGTACGGTGTGCCTAGTACTGTCGTGAGCTCCCTCGGATACCTCGTCGCTGCTCTCCCTGGCCGATTCCTTCTGGTTCGTAGATGGGACCGGATCCGTCTCCTCCCGCCCCCGACTCTCGCTTGCCAAGGCGAGTACTGGAGCGAAGCACGAGAGAATGAAGGAGAGTCCCGTGAACAGGAGTGCCCAGACGAACGACACCTGTGTAAAAATCTTTAGACTGGCAACTACAGCCAGGAACGCCGACACAGAGACAAAGAGGAGTGCTAAAAGCACCACGAGAAACAGTAGCTTGTCGTTCTCGGCATCGAACCGGGAAGACGAGTCCATGAACCGAAACGCGGCGACGATCACAGCGAAGTACAAGACGGCGACCTGCATCAGACGAGGGGCCATTTCGAGCCGTGTGCCAGGTCTGTAACTAGGCGACACTGTCGGCACGTCCACGTTGAACGAGACCACGAGACTGTTCAGAGACTGCGAGATCGCAGGCACGACGTACAGATCTATGAGGGCGATCGGCACGGATAGTAAAACCGACGCAAGAAAGGTGTAGACCAGTAGTCGTACATCGGCCGTACCTGTTCTAGCCTCTCTGTCCTCGCCTTCACTAGTCATATTTGTCTTCGTCGTATTGAGAGACGACTAGCACACCAGTAAGATAGTAACGATCCTCTCCGCCACTCCCACCCCGACTCTAAACGCTTATTTCCCTGCCAGTGCCACTACCGGGCGGAATGAGCGATCTCCCGGAGGAGTTCGACTGCACGATCACGAACTGGGAGTACATCTACGACCTCTGTCGTGAGGTGTCGAACCAGGTGAAGGCGGACAACTTCGAGCCGGACGTGGTCGTCGCGCTCGCCCGCGGGGGGTGGTTCGCGGGCCGCGTCGTCTGTGACTTCCTGGGACTGAACGACCTGACGAGTCTGAAGATGGAACACTACGTCGGGACGGGCGAGAAGTCCGGCGAGCCGACGGTGCGGTACCCGATGCCGGAGGGGAGCGTCGAGGGGAAGGACGTGCTCATCATCGACGACATCGCGGACACGGGCGGCTCCATCGAGCGCGCCCACGAGTACGTCACCGACCGCGACGCGGCGGCGGTGCGGACGGCGACCCTCCAGTTGCTCCAGACCTCGGAGTTCGAGCCGGAGTTCGTCGGCGAGCGGCTGTCGGAGTGGACCTGGGTCGTCTACCCGTGGAACTTCCTCGAGGACATGGTGGACCTGACCGCGAGCGTGTTGGAGAAGGGTGACGGCGGACCGTACGGCCGCGAGGAGATCAGGAGTCTGTTGTCGGAACACCACGGAATCGACCGGATGGAGATGGAGATCGCCCAGCCCGGTCGCCTGGGGGAGGTGTTAGACGAGATGGTCCGCCGAGACGTGGCGGCGGAGGCCGGCGACGGCTACCGGCTCGTCGACTGACGGCGACGCCGCCCGGTGCCGACGACGGTCGTCTCGCGCGCGGTCGGACGGTCGACACCGAGAGCGGCGTGTCCCGCGCCGGTCAGGCGTACACGTCGTCGGCTTCGACCTCCCGTTCCCGGCGGTACTGATCGACGAACTCCGTCACGTCGAACTCCAGCATCCGTTCTTCGAACGACGAGACGGCGTTCGGGTCGTCGCTGTGGGAGACGGCGTGTTCCATCAGTTCGACGACCAACTCCACGATCACCTCGTGGAGCCGGCGGGCGTCGAACGTCGACACCCAAAGCATCGTGTAGCCGATCTCCTGGTCGTCGCTCACGTCGACGACGGCCACCTCGCTCGGGAACTCCTCCAACACGATCCCGAGGAGGTGTGGCGTGCCGAACTCCGGCATCTCCTCGCTGGTCGTCTCGACAGCCTCTTGAAGCGTCCCGACGAGGAACTCCGGCAGGAATCGGTCGGGGGGGTGAACGTCCGTCACGACGGCGTGGGTCTCTCCGCAGTCACAGTCGAACTCCCGCATCCCCATGTCGACGTCGCGGAGGCGCAGCGTCTCGCCACACGGGAGGTCCGTCGTCTCCCCACCGCCGCCCGGCACTCGCGGCTCTGTCATACTGTCGTCGCCTACGAGTGCGACGGGCATAAAAGCCGAACTTTCCCGCCACCGTGTCGCCTCCGACGAGCGACAGGTCCGTCGGCGCGCCGACCTGGTCGCGGTTCCACAAGCGACTTACTCCGGCCACGCGCACACGGCGTATGATCGGAATCGTCGGCGGCGGGCTCGCCGGGCTGGCGGCGGCCTACCGACTCCAGCAGCACGGTCACGAGGTGACCGTCTACGAGGCTGGCGGGCCGGAGGCGCTCGGTGGACTCGCCCGGACGTACGAGACGAGCGGGGACGACGTCGAACAGTTCTACCACCACCTCTCGAAGAACGAACAGACGATCGTCGACCTCGCGGGAGAGATCGGCGTCGGCGACGAAGTGGAGTGGCTCGTCGGCAAGAACGCCTACTACGTCGACGGGACGGTGTACCCGATGGACACGCCGTGGGAGCTGTTGGCGTTCCCGTACTGGAGTCTGTACGACACGTTCCGCCTGGGGATGTTGACGCTGGACGTGGACGTGCGCGGCGGGGTGCCCTCTCTCGACACCTACGAGAACCTCACGGACTTCGAGGACCAGACTGCAGTGGAGTTCGCCCGCGAGCACACCACGGACAACGTGTACGAGACGTTCTTCGACCCCCTGCTGGAGGCGAAGTTCGGGTCGCTCAAAGAGGAGGTGAGCGCGGCCTGGCTGTTGGGCCGGATCAAGTTCCGCGGCGAGCGGGACCTGTTGCGCGGGGAGATCCTGGGTTACTTCCAGGGTGGGTTCCGGACGTTCCTCGACGCCTTGGTCGACGCGGTGGGACGCGAGAACATCGTCACTCGTGCGCGCGTGAACGACCTCCACACGGCGGACGGCGCGGTCGAGGCGCTCACGGTCGAGCGGGCCACCGAGCCGGTCGCGGCCGACGGCGCCGGCGAGGCGACCGAGGGGGCCGGCGAGACGGAACCGCCGGCGACGGAGACGGTCACGGAGTCCGTCGACGACGTGGTCGTGGCGGCGATGCCGAACGTCCTGGAGGAGCTGACGGGCTACCCCTGTGACGTGCAGTTCCAGGCGTCGGTGTGTGCGGTCGTCACCCTGTCGGAGGGGGTGACGGACACCTACTGGCTCAACGTCGCCGACGACGCGCCGTTCGGGGCGTTGATCGAACACACCAACTTCGTCCCGCCCGAACGGTACGGCGGCGACCACCTGTTGTACCTCGCCAGCTACGTGCAGGAGGAGTCGGAGTGGCTGTGGCAGGCGGACGACGACGAGGTGGAAGAACGGTGGCTGTCGGGGGTCGAGGAGCTGTTCCCCGGGTTCGACCGGTCGACGGTGGAGTCGTTCCGGTTGGCCCGCGCGCCGCGGGCGGCCCCGGTGTACGAGTGTGGCTACCTCGACTTGGTCGTCCCGTACGACCTCGCGGACGATGTCGCGGACGGGCTCTACTACGCCGGGATGGCGAGCGAGGCGCAGTACCCGGAGCGGTCGACGAACGGCGCCGTGCTCGCCGGCTACGAGTGTGCAGACCGGATCGACGAACGGCGGAACTGACGGGAGCCGGTCGCTCTCGCCGAGCTCCACCGCAGACACCCAGACGACTCTTGCCGACGGAGACCGTAGTCTGTTCGTGTCACAGCAACTCGGCGAGGCGGTCTGGCGGATCGAGGGGTCGGCGGCCAACGTGTTCCTGACGGTCGACCACGCGGCTCCAGTCGACGAGGACGACGCCGTCCGGACCGGCGACGACGGGCCGACCGGGGCCCTGGTGTTGGTGGACGCCGGGACACCCGGCGACGCCGACACGATCCGGCGCGGGGTCGAGTCGGCCGGGTTCGCCGTCGGGGACGTGTCTCGGGTGTTGCTCACACACTACGACTACGACCACGTCGGCGCGCTGTCGAAACTGGACGAGCTGTCGGCGACCGTCTACGCCCACGAGCCGGACGCCTCGTTTCTGGACGGGAGCGACAGCCCGGGGCTGTGGCCACACAAGGCGTTGCTCCAACGGGCGACGGCGCGGTTCCTCGACACGCCGGGGCTGTCCGTCGAGCGGGTGCGCGACGGGGACACGGTCGGGAGCTACACCGCCTACCACACCCCCGGCCACGGGCCGGGGCACCTCGCGTGGGTGAGTGAGACGGCACGGACGGCGTTCCTCGGCGATCTGGTGCGGGAGTCCGGCGGGCAGCTGTCGCCGTCCCCGTGGCTCGTCAGCTACGACACGGACGCGGTCCGGGACAGCGTCGGGGAGTTGGCCCGGCGGGCACCGTCGTTCGACACGGCCGGGGTCGGCCACGGCGCGCCGTTGTCGTCGGACGCAGACGAGGCGCTCGCGGCGCTGGCGACGGAGCTATCGAATTCACCACACTCCGAGTGAATCACGGACGGCACCGAGAAGATACATCCAGCCTGTGGTGTGAGAAACGCTCCCGAACTGTTTTATCACAGCCTGTGGTACGTATCCGTATGTCGGAGCCGATGCCGTCGGAGCCGGACGACTCCGGCCGAGACGGGGAGCCACCGGAGACCGACGGTGGCGTCGTCCGCCAGTCTCCCGGCGGGGTCGTCGGCGAGGAGACGGCCGGTGAGCCGGACACGTCTGCCCGGATCTGTTGGCTCGACGACGACGACGCCGAGGACGTGATCTGTGCGTTGTCGTCGGACACTGCGCGGTCGATTCTCTCGGCGATCCACGAGCGCGACCGGACGGCCTCTGAACTGGCGGAGGCGGCCGACACCTCCGTCCAGAACGTTCGTCACCACCTCGACAACCTCTCGCAGGCGGGGCTGGCAGAGGTAACTGACACGCGGTACTCCGTCAAGGGCCGCGAGATGGACGTGTACGGTCCGCCCGAAGAGCAGACGGTCGTCGCCGTCGGCCGGGAGTCGGAGTCGACCTCGCTGTTCGACTCGCTGCGCGACCTCCTCGGTGGACTGGCGGCGCTGGGTGGCGTGAGCCTGTTGATCCAGGCGTGGGCGACCCGGACCCCGACGGGTGCGTCGCGGGTGCCCGACGCCGTCGGCGCGCCGGCGACCGGGGCCGGGCTCCCGCCGGGGCTGCTCGTGTTGCTCGGCGGGCTCGCGTTGTTGACCGGAGTCGCGGTCGTCGCTCGGCTGTCGGCGTAGGTGGTGATCGTGATCGGGGCAGACCGTGGGACGGCCGGCGGCTCGGGGTCGCGCCGTCGCGCGTACCTCGCGGTCGTGTTGCTCGTGGCCGTGACGACCAGCGGCGCGGGCGTCGCGAGCCCCGGCGGGCTCGGTGGGCTCCCGGGCGCGACCGTCGTCGGCGGGGAGTCGGCGGCGGCCGTGGCCGCGGCCCAGGGGGACGACCCGGTTCGGGTCGGCGTGATCGGCAGCGCGTTCGCTCCCGAACGGGGTGCCGTCGCACAGCGGGTGGTCGCACAGCACGATGTCGGCGGCGGTCTCGGCTGGGGCCGGCCGACCGCCCACGACACGGCCGTCGCGGAGGTGGTGGCCGAACGGTCGCCGTCGGCGGCGCTGTACCTCGCTGGCGTCGGGAGTCGACCGACGGCCGACCGCTACGCGGCCGCCGTGGAGTGGCTCCTGGAGCGTGAGGTCGACGTGATCGTAGACGCAGGGAGCTACTTCCCGCGGACGGCCGCGGGGCTGGAACGGTTCGAGGCGGCCGCACGGTCTGTGTCGGCCGCCGGCGCCGTCTTCGTCACGTCGGCGGGCAACTACGCCGACCGCCACTGGCGCGGGAGCACGCCCGCCGACGACTGGGTGCAGTTCCGAACGGGCGTGACCCGGAACCGACTCGCGGCGACGGACGGTCGGGTCGCCGGTCCGGTGACGCTCCGGCTGTACTGGCAGGGGGAGGCGGACTACGACCTGTACCTCTACCGCGATGTCACCGACGGCCCGGACCACCTGGTCGCTCGCTCCGTCCGCGAGACCGGAACGGCGGAGGCGATCGACACACAGGTACGGCCGGGCGACTACTACGTCCGTGTGCACGCAGACGAGGGGACGGCACCGGTCGACCTGTTCGCCGCTCGCCACGACCTCACACACGCCGCCGGGGGCGGCGGGACGCTCCCCCCGGCGACGGCGCCCGGGGTGGTCTCGGTCGGGGCGGTGACGAACGGTGGGACGGTGGCGTCGTACTCCGGCGACGGCGACGTGAGCGCCGTGGACACGGTCGTGACCGACGCCGCGGGGGAGTTCCGCGGCACCTCGGCGGCCACGCCGGTCGTCGCCGGGACGGTGACGGAGGTGGTCGCCACCACCGACGGCAGACTCTCGCCCGGCGAGGTGGAGACGATCATCCGGGAGACTGCAGACGGGGAGTACCGACAGCTCGATCCGGACGCCGCGCTGGCGCGTGCCAACCGGGTCGGCAACTGGAGCCGGCCGTCGCGTCGAACCGGCAGTCGTGACACTGCCTCGACGGGGGCGGACGGCGACGAGACGGACGGCAACGACACCGGCAACGAGACGGACGGCACGAACGAGGCCGACTGACGTGGTACTCCGTTCACTGGACGACCGCGAACTGACGGCCCGTGTCGGGGAGTACTGGGACTGGATCGCCGTCGCTCTGTTCCTGCTGACGACGGTGGACCTGTTGACGACGTTGTTGGCGGCCGCGGCCGTCGGCGTCGCCTACGAGGGGAACCCGTTGGTGCGGTGGTTGTTGCGTCGGTCGCTGCCGGCGTTGGTGGCGGTGAACCTCCTGGCGGTCGCGGCCGGCGCCGTCGGCTTCCGGGCGGTCGTCGCCACGCTCCGCCGGACGCCGCCGCGGATCCGGCCGTACTACGCGCTCGTCGTCGAGGTCTGGCTCGGACTGTTGGTCGCCGCCGGGCTGTCCGTGTTCGCCAACAACGTCTCGGTGATCCTGTTGGGCCGGAGTCTGCTGTGACCGGCTGCGTTCCGACGGTTCGACGGCCTTAAGAGGCTCGTGACCGACTCCTGGAACGAGACAGGCAAACGCCTGTTTCACTGACCCGTAGGAGCGTTCCTGCGTACTACGGAGGTGAAAGATGGCAAATTCGATAGAAGACGCAGTCTCCCAGGCGCTCGAGGAGGCCCCCGGTCGCAACTTCACCGAGACCGTGGACCTCGCAGTCAACTTGCGCGATCTGGATCTTAACGACCCGTCGAACCGTGTCGACGAGGAGGTCGTCCTGCCGGCCGGAACCGGCCAGGAGACCTCTATCGTCGTCATTGCGGAGGGCGAGACAGCCCTCCGTGCAGAAGACGTCGCCGACGAAGTGCTGTCCGGTGACGACCTCGGTGACCTCGCCGACGACGAGGACGAGGCGAAGGACCTGGCGGAGGAGACGGACTTCTTCGTCGCCGAAGAGGCGCTGATGCAGGACGTGGCCTCGAACCTCGGTCGAATCCTCGGCCCTCGTG belongs to Halobaculum sp. MBLA0143 and includes:
- a CDS encoding S8 family serine peptidase; the protein is MIGADRGTAGGSGSRRRAYLAVVLLVAVTTSGAGVASPGGLGGLPGATVVGGESAAAVAAAQGDDPVRVGVIGSAFAPERGAVAQRVVAQHDVGGGLGWGRPTAHDTAVAEVVAERSPSAALYLAGVGSRPTADRYAAAVEWLLEREVDVIVDAGSYFPRTAAGLERFEAAARSVSAAGAVFVTSAGNYADRHWRGSTPADDWVQFRTGVTRNRLAATDGRVAGPVTLRLYWQGEADYDLYLYRDVTDGPDHLVARSVRETGTAEAIDTQVRPGDYYVRVHADEGTAPVDLFAARHDLTHAAGGGGTLPPATAPGVVSVGAVTNGGTVASYSGDGDVSAVDTVVTDAAGEFRGTSAATPVVAGTVTEVVATTDGRLSPGEVETIIRETADGEYRQLDPDAALARANRVGNWSRPSRRTGSRDTASTGADGDETDGNDTGNETDGTNEAD
- a CDS encoding phosphoribosyltransferase, with product MSDLPEEFDCTITNWEYIYDLCREVSNQVKADNFEPDVVVALARGGWFAGRVVCDFLGLNDLTSLKMEHYVGTGEKSGEPTVRYPMPEGSVEGKDVLIIDDIADTGGSIERAHEYVTDRDAAAVRTATLQLLQTSEFEPEFVGERLSEWTWVVYPWNFLEDMVDLTASVLEKGDGGPYGREEIRSLLSEHHGIDRMEMEIAQPGRLGEVLDEMVRRDVAAEAGDGYRLVD
- a CDS encoding HNH endonuclease, which translates into the protein MSRSPLSESLTVDETLTQAEVEYRFDTNFGYQFNGITYRNPDAGRYVILLANEGAVYDDRLGGGETFTYVGEGVPEKGDQEETHRNRALLDAVDEAFPIYLFTSTDGEDRYRYEGLVEVTDAAYVDDGDRMVYRFQMRRLGVASWSEYTDGVTEIERQSREPPTLNADRETSRGERVTRSAAFARRVKELYDDRCVACGARRRSPEGTPEVEAAHVYPVAEGGPDDLRNGIALCRTHHWAFDHGWFAVDDDRRMLVRETDREPPATVARLAGDRLREPSDPAFAPHPDYLAAHRAYRGFER
- a CDS encoding DUF5815 family protein yields the protein MTEPRVPGGGGETTDLPCGETLRLRDVDMGMREFDCDCGETHAVVTDVHPPDRFLPEFLVGTLQEAVETTSEEMPEFGTPHLLGIVLEEFPSEVAVVDVSDDQEIGYTMLWVSTFDARRLHEVIVELVVELMEHAVSHSDDPNAVSSFEERMLEFDVTEFVDQYRREREVEADDVYA
- a CDS encoding NAD(P)/FAD-dependent oxidoreductase; this encodes MIGIVGGGLAGLAAAYRLQQHGHEVTVYEAGGPEALGGLARTYETSGDDVEQFYHHLSKNEQTIVDLAGEIGVGDEVEWLVGKNAYYVDGTVYPMDTPWELLAFPYWSLYDTFRLGMLTLDVDVRGGVPSLDTYENLTDFEDQTAVEFAREHTTDNVYETFFDPLLEAKFGSLKEEVSAAWLLGRIKFRGERDLLRGEILGYFQGGFRTFLDALVDAVGRENIVTRARVNDLHTADGAVEALTVERATEPVAADGAGEATEGAGETEPPATETVTESVDDVVVAAMPNVLEELTGYPCDVQFQASVCAVVTLSEGVTDTYWLNVADDAPFGALIEHTNFVPPERYGGDHLLYLASYVQEESEWLWQADDDEVEERWLSGVEELFPGFDRSTVESFRLARAPRAAPVYECGYLDLVVPYDLADDVADGLYYAGMASEAQYPERSTNGAVLAGYECADRIDERRN
- a CDS encoding ArsR/SmtB family transcription factor, with protein sequence MVDQEFTGALSALTHEARVEVLRALADADAPLTFTELKSRVDVADPGRFNYHLGELREHFVRRTEEGYTLTYRGEGLVVAGKGGVRVETEPTDDGACPVCGETDCDRLVHVHLAEHA
- a CDS encoding ArsR/SmtB family transcription factor, producing the protein MSEPMPSEPDDSGRDGEPPETDGGVVRQSPGGVVGEETAGEPDTSARICWLDDDDAEDVICALSSDTARSILSAIHERDRTASELAEAADTSVQNVRHHLDNLSQAGLAEVTDTRYSVKGREMDVYGPPEEQTVVAVGRESESTSLFDSLRDLLGGLAALGGVSLLIQAWATRTPTGASRVPDAVGAPATGAGLPPGLLVLLGGLALLTGVAVVARLSA
- a CDS encoding 50S ribosomal protein L1, which gives rise to MANSIEDAVSQALEEAPGRNFTETVDLAVNLRDLDLNDPSNRVDEEVVLPAGTGQETSIVVIAEGETALRAEDVADEVLSGDDLGDLADDEDEAKDLAEETDFFVAEEALMQDVASNLGRILGPRGKMPTPLGVDEDVVETVNRMTNTVQLRSGDRRTFHTRVGAEDMSADEVGENIDVIMRRLEADLEKGPLNIDTVYVKTTMGPAVEVPA
- a CDS encoding MBL fold metallo-hydrolase, whose amino-acid sequence is MSQQLGEAVWRIEGSAANVFLTVDHAAPVDEDDAVRTGDDGPTGALVLVDAGTPGDADTIRRGVESAGFAVGDVSRVLLTHYDYDHVGALSKLDELSATVYAHEPDASFLDGSDSPGLWPHKALLQRATARFLDTPGLSVERVRDGDTVGSYTAYHTPGHGPGHLAWVSETARTAFLGDLVRESGGQLSPSPWLVSYDTDAVRDSVGELARRAPSFDTAGVGHGAPLSSDADEALAALATELSNSPHSE